Below is a genomic region from Mesorhizobium sp. NZP2298.
GGTTGCCGCCGGACAGGTCGACGGCGACAATGAGTCCATCCAGCAGTTGCTGGCCAAGGTGCAGGCCGGCATTCCGATCAAGGGCGTGCTGCTGCTCGATGCCAGCACAAAGGCCGATGCCATCCTGGTCAACAGCGAGATCAAGACCGTGGCCGATCTCAAGGGCAAGCAGGTTGCCTTCGAGCGCGGCTCGACCAGCGATCTGCTGCTGAACTACGTGCTGCAGAAGAACGGCATGACCATCGACGACGTCAACGTCCTGCCTATGCCGGCCGCCAGCGCCGGTACAGCTATCATTTCCGGCACCGTGCCGGCGGCGGTGACCTATGAACCGTATATTTCGGCCGCTATCGGCGCCGACAAGAACATCAAGGTGCTGGCCGAGGCCGGCGAGGCGCCGGGCTTGATCAGCGACGTGCTCTCCGTGCCGGAGGAGACGCTGAAGAAGAAGCCGGGCCAGGTGCAGGCCATGCTGAAGAGCTGGGACCAGGCACTCGAATATTACCGCGCCCACACCGAGGAAGGCCGCGCGATCATCGCCAAGGGCGTCGGCGCCGAGCCGGCGGACCTCGCGACGGCCTTCGACGGCGTGTCCTATTATTCGGTCAGCGAAAGCCAGAAGGCGCTGAACGGCGTGTTCAAGTCCGACACCTATCCCGGCATCGTCAAGGCGGCGATCGCCGCCAAGCTGATCGACAAGGATATCGCCTACGGCGCCGCCATCGACCCGACCGTGGCACATTCCAAGTAGTCGCCTACGAACCGGGAGGCAGGCCATCGCGGCTCTGCCTCCCCCATCGCAATGGCGGGAAGAAATCCAGACATGACCAGCACCGCCGTTCAAGTGGCCTTGACGTTCGATTTCGATGCCTATTCGACATGGATCGGCAGCCATCGGGCGACGTCGCCGAGCATGCTCTCGCGCGGCGAGTTCGATCCGATCGGCGCGCGCCGCATCCTCAACGTGCTGGACCGGGCCGGCATCCCGGCAACCTTCTTCGTGCCTGGCCATTCGGCGCTTGCCTTCCCGCCGGTGGTGCGCGCCTTCCGCGATGGCGGCCACGAGATCGGCCATCATGGCTGGGTCCATGAGAACCCCGTGCTGCTGACGCGCGAGGAAGAGCGCACCGTCCTGCTGAGAGGCCTGGAAGCACTGGACAAGGTCGCCGGCGTCAGGCCCTCCGGCTACCGGTCGCCGGCCTGGGACAACAGCCCGTCCACCGTCGAACTGCTGCTCGAATTCGGTTTCGAATACGAGAGTTCGATGATGGGCAACGACCACGAACCGTACTGGTGCCGGATCGGTGACGCGTGGTCGACCACGGAGGAATTCCGCTTCGGCCTGCCGGTCGAGCTCGTCGAGATGCCTGTCGCCTGGCATCTCGACGATTTTCCGCAATTCGAATTCCTGGCGACCGACAAGGGCTATCTGCCTGGCGGCCGCGCGCCGTCGACGGCGCTTGAGATCTGGAAGGCCGAGTTCGACTTCCTCTACCAGCGGATCGGCAGCGGCGTGATGGTGGTAACCATGCACCCGCAGATCATGGGACGTGGCCACAGGCTGCTGATGTTGGAAGAATTCATCCGCCATGTCGCCTCGCATGAGCGCGCCGGCTTCACGACTTGCCAGGACTACGTTCGCCATTGGCGCAAGGGGCGTTCGCCTTCCTTGCCCGTGGATGCCGGCGACAACAGGTTGGTCAGATGAAAACGGCAATCGTGACAGGGGCCGCCGGCGGGATCGGCGCGGCGATCGCGACGCTGTTCGCCTCATCAGGCGCGACCGTGATCGCGCTAGACCGGTCGTTCACCGGTGTAAGCGAACAGGCCACCGGTGCCGGCCAGATCCTGTCGGCCTCCTTCGATGTCGCTGATGAAGCCGATTGGACTGCCATTTCCGACATGGTTTCCGAGCGGTTCGGTCATCTCGATGCGCTGATCAACAATGCCGCCATCTTCAATCCGGTGCCGTTCCTGGAAGAAAGCGTTGCCGGTTTCCAGGCCGTTACCGATGTCAATCAGCTTGGCACGTTCCTCGGCATGCGCGCCGCCGCGGCGCTGATGCCGACGCAGGGCGGTTCCATCGTCAATGTCTGCTCGACGGGCGGGTTGAGGGGGTTCAGCGGTGCCTTCTCCTATTCGACCTCGAAATGGGCGATCCGCGGCATGACCAAGGTCGCGGCGCGCGAACTGGCCGGCCGCAACATCCGCGTCAACGCGGTGCATCCGGGCCTTGTCGATACGCCGATGCTTGGCGAGAACACCGCCGAAAACCTGACCAAGATGGCCGCCTCGGTGCCGCTCAACCGGTTGGCGAGGCCAGAGGAAATCGCATCTCGTCGCGTTCCTGGCGTCGCCCGGCAGCGAGTACATCACCGGCTCCGAATTCACGATCGACGGCGGGCAGACGATCTAGAGCATGATCCCGAAAGACGGGGACCAAGACGTAGATCAGGCCGGAAAGGACTGGCAATGGAAAGGCGATTTCAGGGAAAGACCGCCGTGGTGACCGGCGCCGGCAACGGCATCGGCCTCGCCACGGCCAGGCGCCTGCAGGCCGAAGGCGCCGAGGTGCTTTCGGTCGACTGGAACGCGGACTATCTGGCCGACTGCGTGGAACCGAAACTGACGATCGATCTCGCCGGGGACGATGCCCCGGCGCGGATCGTCGCAACCGCCAAGGCGCGGTTCGGTACCGTCGACATGCTGATCAACAATGCCGGCGTCGCCGGGCCGAAGGCGCTTGCCGACAGCAGCGACGCATTGATCGACCATGTCATGGGCATCAACGTGCGCGCCGCGATGCGGCTGACACGCGACATGCTTCCCCATCTGACGAAACCCGGCGGCTGCATCGTCAATGTCTGTTCAGTGTTCGGCGAGATCGGATTTCCAAACACCGCGCCCTATGCCGCGTCCAAGGGCGCACTGTCGCAACTGACGCGCCAGCTGTCCGCCGACCTGTCGGCCGACGGGATCCGCGTCAACGCCGTGGCGCCCGGCGTCATCAACACGCCGATCGTCGCCGAGCGGATCGCTTCGGACGCCTGGTACCGGCGCGCCATGATAGAAACCACGCCGATCCGGCGCGTCGGCACGGCCGAGGATGTCGCCGGTGGCATCCTGTTCCTGTGCGGCCCGGACGCCCAGTTCATCACCGGTCATATCCTGAACATCGACGGCGG
It encodes:
- a CDS encoding ABC transporter substrate-binding protein, with the protein product MGLRKHFIGAAALLALATAMPFATQTAKAQGLPVEPGVFKLAISPWLGYGMWYIAQEKGFFKANGLEGVELTNFVEDKDMGAAVAAGQVDGDNESIQQLLAKVQAGIPIKGVLLLDASTKADAILVNSEIKTVADLKGKQVAFERGSTSDLLLNYVLQKNGMTIDDVNVLPMPAASAGTAIISGTVPAAVTYEPYISAAIGADKNIKVLAEAGEAPGLISDVLSVPEETLKKKPGQVQAMLKSWDQALEYYRAHTEEGRAIIAKGVGAEPADLATAFDGVSYYSVSESQKALNGVFKSDTYPGIVKAAIAAKLIDKDIAYGAAIDPTVAHSK
- a CDS encoding polysaccharide deacetylase family protein, producing the protein MTSTAVQVALTFDFDAYSTWIGSHRATSPSMLSRGEFDPIGARRILNVLDRAGIPATFFVPGHSALAFPPVVRAFRDGGHEIGHHGWVHENPVLLTREEERTVLLRGLEALDKVAGVRPSGYRSPAWDNSPSTVELLLEFGFEYESSMMGNDHEPYWCRIGDAWSTTEEFRFGLPVELVEMPVAWHLDDFPQFEFLATDKGYLPGGRAPSTALEIWKAEFDFLYQRIGSGVMVVTMHPQIMGRGHRLLMLEEFIRHVASHERAGFTTCQDYVRHWRKGRSPSLPVDAGDNRLVR
- a CDS encoding SDR family oxidoreductase — translated: MKTAIVTGAAGGIGAAIATLFASSGATVIALDRSFTGVSEQATGAGQILSASFDVADEADWTAISDMVSERFGHLDALINNAAIFNPVPFLEESVAGFQAVTDVNQLGTFLGMRAAAALMPTQGGSIVNVCSTGGLRGFSGAFSYSTSKWAIRGMTKVAARELAGRNIRVNAVHPGLVDTPMLGENTAENLTKMAASVPLNRLARPEEIASRRVPGVARQRVHHRLRIHDRRRADDLEHDPERRGPRRRSGRKGLAMERRFQGKTAVVTGAGNGIGLATARRLQAEGAEVLSVDWNADYLADCVEPKLTIDLAGDDAPARIVATAKARFGTVDMLINNAGVAGPKALADSSDALIDHVMGINVRAAMRLTRDMLPHLTKPGGCIVNVCSVFGEIGFPNTAPYAASKGALSQLTRQLSADLSADGIRVNAVAPGVINTPIVAERIASDAWYRRAMIETTPIRRVGTAEDVAGGILFLCGPDAQFITGHILNIDGGWLAARVAP